From one Montipora capricornis isolate CH-2021 chromosome 10, ASM3666992v2, whole genome shotgun sequence genomic stretch:
- the LOC138021287 gene encoding uncharacterized protein yields MNTILVLTLSQKFVHINYEILQEVNTNTCKTELKEYEQLIPSSAVRPLRTKILFDPQKTYKFVLFDIETSSTTRRTELLQLSAITDDRKHSFSEYILPERSITTTATAVHNITVRFSGDQRVLCKAGNPVRANPLQTCLHSFTQFLDVCSSSSIDYLILLGHNASVFDTPRLLLTGGPTFTSNLNEMKVLFGDSLPVLKVLQDDIQKFGFINGVDNVNWPPYRDSKSYNLYEPNSPLQPAANKLGDVYETLFSDKFDAHDALEDVKALRKILFTAPLQVPNETLVSHGKCTSPNNAFEQTTFLERRQDTIHSYDGKLYSTDQGCKESLSISMIQKMADAGLSYHTLQALYEKYGLNGLYGVLALAPTTSRAESVSRVTANKRILSIILLHFQTP; encoded by the exons ATGAACACAATATTGGTCTTAACCTTGTCCCAGAAGTTTGTACACATCAACTACGAAATTCTACAGGAGGTTAACACAAACACTTGTAAAACTGAACTGAAGGAATATGAACAACTGATCCCTTCTTCTGCAGTCAGGCCTCTACGCACGAAAATACTCTTTGATCCTCAAAAAACCTACAAATTTGTTCTATTTGATATTGAAACAAGttcaacaacaagaagaacCGAATTGCTTCAACTCTCGGCGATTACAGACGACAGAAAACACTCATTCTCCGAATACATTCTTCCTGAACGCTCTATAACAACTACTGCAACTGCTGTTCACAACATTACAGTGAGATTTTCTGGGGATCAAAGAGTGTTATGCAAAGCTGGAAACCCTGTCCGAGCGAACCCTTTACAAACCTGCCTTCATTCATTCACGCAATTTTTAGATGTTTGTTCTTCGAGTTCCATCGATTACTTGATCCTTTTAGGTcacaatgcttctgtttttgaTACACCAAGACTTCTCCTTACTGGAGGTCCTACCTTTACAAGTAACCTTAACGAAATGAAAGTGTTATTTGGCGATAGCTTGCCAGTATTGAAGGTCCTACaagatgatatacaaaaatttggttttatcaacggagttgataatgtaaattggccaccgtacagagattctaaaagctataATCTCT ATGAGCCGAACAGCCCTCTGCAGCCTGCAGCAAACAAGTTGGGCGATGTTTATGAAACCCTGTTCTCTGACAAGTTTGACGCTCATGACGCTTTAGAAGACGTCAAAGCCCTCAGAAAAATCCTCTTTACTGCTCCACTGCAAGTTCCAAACGAGACACTGGTCAGTCACGGCAAATGTACATCGCCGAATAACGCCTTCGAACAAACCACCTTCTTGGAACGACGCCAAGATACCATCCACTCGTATGACGGGAAGCTTTACTCGACCGACCAAGGCTGTAAAGAATCGCTTTCGATAAGCATGATCCAGAAGATGGCAGATGCTGGTCTTTCGTACCACACACTCCAAGCTCTTTACGAAAAATATGGCCTGAACGGATTGTATGGAGTACTTGCTTTGGCGCCAACCACCAGTCGTGCAGAATCGGTCTCAAGAGTGACAGCCAACAAGAGGATTCTCTCCATCATACTACTACATTTCCAAACACCGTAA